Proteins from one Oscillospiraceae bacterium genomic window:
- a CDS encoding NFACT RNA binding domain-containing protein, which produces MAVDGAFLHLLIRELESAIGGFVDKIYQPYRDQLVFAMRTREGQKRLLLTSKSDAARVHFTQQNYENPPQPPMLCMLLRKLLIGSKLTAIRQDGMERVLYLDFTGRNELGELQVITAVAEIMGRHSNLIFLNSDGVIIDAVKRIDENVSAVRQIFPGLRYELPPKQDKIPVDVLNLSEFVEKIMRDNAGVLLEKALLGGIQGLSPFNCAQLCYEAIGDQSIVCGELNAKQKETLVSSIERCQQRIKNYNICPTAVFDQTGATVDFSFMPLSRYDAENQKQFETLSQLLDTFYYAKEHRDRQRQSSRDLYKLVENAADRTRRKMLSRTQELEDTKNADKYRLCGDLVMASLYMIHKGDTTLNTVDYTDPEQKTVTIALQNDLTPNQNAQRYYKLYRKADNAAKQLVGLIEKDREELSYLDSVLYALENTEDSADIAQIREELAAQGYLKRRAVFKNKQRGESQPRKFISSGFEILIGRNNRQNDLLTFKKSQGNDIWMHARGIPGSHVIVVTGGKQPDEQTLTEAATLAALYSKNGKGVHIPVDYTTVKRVKKPTGSPPGFVNYFDYQTVFVNPDAALADKLKAD; this is translated from the coding sequence ATGGCAGTTGACGGTGCGTTTTTGCATTTATTAATACGCGAGTTGGAGAGTGCGATCGGGGGTTTTGTAGATAAAATCTATCAGCCCTACCGCGACCAGCTTGTGTTTGCAATGCGTACCAGAGAAGGGCAAAAACGTCTTCTGTTGACCTCTAAATCCGACGCCGCGCGGGTGCATTTCACCCAACAGAATTATGAAAACCCTCCGCAGCCCCCGATGCTGTGCATGTTGCTGCGAAAACTCCTGATCGGCTCCAAATTGACGGCAATCCGCCAGGACGGCATGGAGCGTGTTTTGTATCTCGATTTTACGGGACGTAACGAACTCGGGGAGCTGCAGGTGATCACCGCTGTTGCCGAGATCATGGGCCGCCATTCTAACCTCATCTTTCTTAATTCCGACGGTGTTATTATAGATGCTGTTAAGCGCATTGATGAAAACGTCAGCGCGGTACGTCAAATCTTTCCGGGATTGAGGTATGAACTCCCGCCGAAGCAGGACAAGATACCGGTTGACGTCTTAAACCTCTCTGAATTTGTAGAAAAGATCATGCGAGACAACGCGGGTGTCCTTTTGGAAAAAGCACTTTTAGGCGGCATTCAAGGGCTTTCTCCGTTCAACTGCGCACAACTGTGTTATGAGGCTATTGGCGATCAAAGTATTGTCTGCGGAGAATTGAATGCAAAGCAAAAAGAAACACTCGTTTCATCCATTGAGCGATGTCAGCAAAGAATTAAAAATTACAACATCTGTCCTACGGCGGTTTTTGATCAGACCGGTGCGACCGTTGATTTCTCATTTATGCCGCTCAGCCGTTATGATGCAGAAAATCAAAAACAATTCGAGACGCTTTCACAACTGCTCGATACATTTTACTACGCCAAAGAACACCGCGACCGCCAGCGACAGAGCAGCCGTGACCTGTATAAGCTTGTCGAAAACGCCGCTGACAGGACACGCAGAAAAATGCTTAGCCGTACGCAGGAGCTCGAGGATACCAAAAACGCAGATAAATATCGGTTGTGCGGCGATCTGGTTATGGCCAGCCTCTATATGATTCATAAAGGCGATACCACATTGAACACGGTCGATTACACCGATCCGGAACAAAAGACCGTTACGATTGCGCTTCAGAATGATTTGACGCCGAATCAAAACGCGCAGCGATATTATAAACTCTACCGAAAAGCCGACAATGCGGCCAAGCAGTTAGTCGGTTTGATTGAGAAAGACCGTGAAGAATTAAGCTATCTCGATTCCGTGCTTTATGCACTCGAAAACACCGAAGACTCTGCGGATATTGCACAGATTCGTGAAGAACTTGCGGCGCAGGGATACCTCAAACGCCGTGCCGTATTCAAGAATAAACAAAGAGGTGAATCGCAGCCGCGTAAATTTATCAGCAGCGGCTTTGAAATCTTGATCGGCAGAAACAACCGTCAAAACGATCTGCTGACATTCAAAAAGTCGCAGGGCAATGATATCTGGATGCACGCGCGCGGCATTCCCGGCAGCCATGTGATCGTAGTAACCGGGGGAAAACAACCCGATGAACAAACCTTGACTGAGGCAGCTACACTTGCTGCTCTGTATTCCAAAAACGGCAAAGGGGTTCACATACCGGTTGATTACACCACAGTGAAACGAGTAAAAAAGCCCACAGGTTCACCGCCCGGCTTTGTAAATTATTTTGACTATCAGACAGTCTTTGTTAATCCGGATGCGGCGTTGGCGGATAAACTGAAAGCTGATTGA
- a CDS encoding Nif3-like dinuclear metal center hexameric protein — MSTVKEIYNFLDSIWKFNNMPEYDNSGFLIGDKNTEVTKIMCCLDATADVIGQAKAFGAQLIVSHHPIIFDPLKRLDSNNPAYAAASAGIAVISVHIPIDEHIEGANKVLCERLGLILKEPFGEKKSPCGDRLCEGWVGELLMPQSPREFAVKVGQILSSPVMFCDGGKPIKNAVVCGGSGSFLIELVIEAGYDCFITSQLKHQDVLIARAADITLIDATHFGTEIHIAEILREKLAQEFTGIEVALAKESNPLQSV, encoded by the coding sequence ATGAGCACCGTAAAAGAGATTTATAATTTTCTGGACAGCATCTGGAAATTCAATAACATGCCGGAATACGACAATTCCGGATTTTTAATCGGTGATAAAAACACAGAAGTCACAAAGATCATGTGCTGCCTCGATGCAACCGCTGATGTAATCGGTCAGGCAAAAGCGTTCGGCGCGCAGTTGATCGTCAGCCACCACCCGATCATTTTTGATCCGCTCAAAAGGCTGGATTCAAACAATCCCGCCTATGCCGCCGCGTCTGCCGGAATCGCCGTGATCTCGGTGCATATACCGATTGATGAGCATATTGAAGGTGCAAACAAAGTGCTGTGTGAAAGGCTGGGGCTGATTTTAAAAGAGCCATTCGGGGAAAAGAAAAGTCCTTGCGGCGACCGTCTCTGCGAGGGATGGGTAGGAGAATTGCTGATGCCGCAAAGCCCCCGTGAATTTGCTGTCAAAGTTGGGCAGATTCTCTCCTCGCCGGTCATGTTCTGCGACGGCGGAAAGCCAATCAAAAACGCAGTCGTCTGCGGCGGAAGCGGCAGCTTTTTAATCGAGTTGGTCATCGAGGCGGGTTATGACTGCTTTATCACTTCTCAGTTAAAACATCAGGACGTTCTCATTGCCCGGGCGGCGGATATCACTCTGATCGATGCCACCCATTTCGGCACCGAAATTCATATCGCGGAAATTTTGAGGGAAAAGCTTGCGCAGGAATTTACCGGGATTGAGGTTGCCCTTGCCAAAGAGAGCAATCCGCTGCAGAGCGTTTAA
- a CDS encoding ABC transporter substrate-binding protein, with amino-acid sequence MTRKIFSLVFALVLLVTVGCSAQAASSVPSSVASDVTETVKIAALQGPTALSFLKMWDDGTKLDSMEAEYELLSAPDAMVAELAKGTYDIACLPLNTAANLFNQGTDYRLVGICTWGNMYIISTDDSIQSIDDLSGKTIAVSAQGATPDVILRYALEEAGLTKKVTIDYTLTSHADLAASVISGQTTLALMPEPFVSNILDKNSAVKVVVDMQQVWAEVTEGEPYIPMSAIVVKGSFADANPEVMSEFITAQQASAQYTTNVNELAVLAEKHGVTLPAVAIINGTPRCNIFFETTTEARADIDNYFNIILGFSPDDIGGVMPSEAFFATFE; translated from the coding sequence ATGACAAGAAAAATTTTCTCATTGGTTTTTGCATTGGTTTTGTTGGTGACTGTGGGTTGTTCCGCTCAAGCCGCATCTTCTGTACCTTCGTCTGTGGCGTCGGATGTGACAGAAACAGTTAAAATCGCCGCACTGCAGGGCCCGACCGCATTGTCTTTTTTGAAAATGTGGGATGACGGCACAAAATTAGACAGCATGGAAGCCGAATATGAATTGCTCTCTGCGCCGGACGCAATGGTCGCGGAACTGGCAAAAGGAACATATGATATCGCTTGTCTGCCGTTGAACACCGCAGCGAACCTTTTTAATCAAGGCACGGATTACCGTTTGGTCGGTATTTGCACGTGGGGTAATATGTACATCATTAGCACCGATGATTCGATTCAGAGCATCGACGACCTGTCGGGCAAGACGATTGCTGTCTCTGCGCAGGGCGCAACTCCCGATGTAATTTTAAGATATGCGCTTGAGGAAGCCGGACTGACTAAAAAAGTTACGATTGACTATACACTGACATCGCATGCCGATCTTGCGGCTTCGGTTATCTCTGGTCAGACAACGCTTGCACTGATGCCCGAGCCGTTTGTTTCAAATATTCTGGATAAAAACAGTGCTGTAAAAGTGGTTGTCGACATGCAGCAGGTTTGGGCTGAAGTCACTGAAGGTGAACCCTACATCCCGATGAGCGCCATTGTTGTTAAGGGCTCTTTTGCTGACGCGAATCCTGAGGTCATGTCCGAATTTATCACAGCGCAACAGGCTTCGGCCCAATATACGACCAATGTCAACGAACTGGCCGTGTTGGCTGAAAAACATGGTGTGACCCTGCCTGCGGTAGCAATCATCAACGGCACACCGCGCTGCAATATCTTCTTCGAAACCACGACGGAAGCCAGAGCCGATATCGACAATTATTTCAATATCATCCTCGGTTTCTCGCCGGATGATATCGGAGGTGTGATGCCGTCTGAAGCGTTCTTTGCCACATTCGAATAA
- the nrdR gene encoding transcriptional regulator NrdR → MKCPFCGTPDSRVIDTRPQDDGEKIRRRRLCEKCGMRFTTIETTERSTVWVVKKSGAREAFDPQKVLSSMVRACKKQTIPLEELENVVRGLETMIYSSPKHEIASVEIGEYILEKLRDLDEVAYIRFASVYRDFSDIESFSREIKMMKKQNK, encoded by the coding sequence ATGAAATGCCCGTTTTGCGGAACACCGGATTCAAGAGTCATCGATACACGCCCTCAGGACGACGGTGAAAAAATTCGCCGCCGCCGGCTTTGCGAAAAATGCGGTATGCGCTTTACCACGATTGAGACAACCGAACGCTCCACCGTTTGGGTCGTCAAAAAAAGCGGCGCTCGTGAAGCGTTTGATCCCCAAAAAGTTTTGTCCAGCATGGTGCGCGCCTGTAAAAAGCAGACCATTCCGCTTGAAGAGCTTGAAAATGTTGTCCGCGGACTTGAAACCATGATTTATTCCTCGCCGAAACACGAGATCGCCTCAGTGGAAATCGGTGAATACATTCTTGAAAAACTGCGCGATCTCGATGAGGTCGCTTATATTCGTTTTGCCTCTGTCTATCGCGATTTTTCCGACATCGAATCGTTCTCCCGCGAGATTAAAATGATGAAAAAACAAAACAAATAG
- a CDS encoding ABC transporter permease subunit, with amino-acid sequence MTFIAVWQIAATLLDNTYILPRPAAVLSALAGLFAENDAGVLSATLGRWLLGLIPAIVLGMLLGSLSAAYVRFGAFMAPLFTVIKSIPIVAVILLALVWLNAPLVPSFAVFLAAFPSVCENSAAGVKGIDRRLIEMGRVYKFSLSKRLFGIYLPSIAPYVVAAVKTAAGIGLKAVVVTELVVQPVLSVGAQMQTARVTLSTDKLLAWTVLVIAMGYLIDRLLGMVEKALRNRY; translated from the coding sequence GTGACTTTCATTGCCGTCTGGCAAATCGCTGCAACTTTATTGGACAACACCTATATACTGCCCCGTCCGGCCGCCGTGCTCTCGGCGCTGGCGGGGCTTTTTGCCGAAAATGACGCGGGGGTTTTGTCGGCAACACTGGGAAGATGGCTGCTCGGTTTGATTCCGGCGATCGTTTTAGGCATGCTGTTGGGGTCGCTCTCAGCGGCTTATGTCCGGTTTGGCGCATTCATGGCGCCGTTGTTTACGGTGATCAAGTCCATCCCAATTGTGGCGGTGATTCTGCTTGCATTGGTTTGGTTAAACGCGCCGTTGGTACCCTCATTTGCGGTATTTTTAGCAGCGTTTCCCTCGGTGTGTGAAAACAGTGCGGCAGGCGTGAAAGGAATAGACCGCCGTTTGATTGAGATGGGCAGGGTCTATAAATTTTCACTTTCAAAGCGTCTGTTCGGCATTTATCTGCCCTCAATTGCGCCTTATGTGGTCGCAGCTGTTAAAACCGCAGCGGGGATCGGATTAAAAGCCGTGGTAGTGACGGAATTGGTCGTTCAACCCGTGCTTTCGGTCGGTGCGCAGATGCAGACGGCGCGAGTTACGCTGTCAACCGATAAACTGCTGGCTTGGACGGTACTGGTGATCGCGATGGGGTATTTGATTGACCGGTTGTTAGGAATGGTTGAAAAAGCGCTTCGCAACAGATATTAA
- the recJ gene encoding single-stranded-DNA-specific exonuclease RecJ: MVDRKWTFCATDRNAVAEMAQDNSITRLQAALLYNRGITAPEDIDEFFSCDIETGIEEPFSLADMDRAVDRIRTALDKHERICIFGDYDADGVTSTVMIYDYLIEHGANVIWCLPSREEGGYGMHDAIIEDLAKDNINLIITVDNGVTAFDEIKRAKELGIDVVVTDHHTVPPELPDCIVVDPHRPDCPSRFKGLCGAGVVFKLICALEEDIESVLDRYGDLLTVATIADIVPLTGENRIFVKNGIDILKDTENLGLRALMNTSGMNTRFSVQSVAYMLAPRINSAGRMGDAADSARLLLAKTQQEAEQYAQMLEDYNARRQQTEQRIFTEANEKYASVDELRHSPVGVVWGEGWESGVVGIVAAKLVEKYGKPFIVFGIKDDVATGSGRSVESFSIYDAVNSCSQDLIKYGGHAQAVGMTLSAEKLQDFSKAINEYAEPLGQIPPNFFKIDGYLRPQQLIMDVISQIDEMEPFGRENPMPLFCLAGVMIKNIRAMRNGNHCLVEVEKDAASAMLLLFGTSQNEMCFQVGDKVDVLVTLSCREYNGNVELSIVAKDIRYTNFNQDNYFNSKFEFDRCIRRGEKPTCTITREDTATVFRAIKSSHKALTNGACLAHILSDQMDFYKISMCLEVLREVGLVNIDNGIITLVETSKEKKKDLSDSQLFRIANGLPNPDEKS, from the coding sequence GTGGTAGACAGAAAATGGACTTTTTGCGCCACCGACCGCAATGCGGTTGCGGAAATGGCGCAGGACAATTCAATAACCCGGCTGCAGGCGGCGCTTCTTTATAACCGAGGCATCACGGCACCCGAGGATATCGATGAGTTTTTCTCTTGCGATATCGAGACCGGTATCGAGGAACCTTTTTCGCTTGCCGATATGGATCGTGCCGTTGACCGCATTCGCACCGCGCTTGATAAGCATGAACGCATTTGCATCTTCGGCGACTATGACGCCGACGGTGTGACCTCGACCGTAATGATTTATGACTATCTGATTGAACACGGCGCAAATGTAATCTGGTGTCTGCCTTCCCGTGAAGAGGGCGGATATGGTATGCACGACGCCATCATCGAGGATCTTGCCAAGGACAATATCAATTTGATTATTACCGTCGATAACGGCGTAACCGCGTTTGACGAAATCAAGCGAGCCAAAGAACTGGGAATTGACGTGGTTGTCACGGACCATCATACCGTACCGCCGGAATTGCCCGACTGCATCGTCGTCGACCCGCATCGGCCCGATTGCCCCAGTCGGTTCAAGGGGCTTTGTGGCGCGGGTGTGGTGTTCAAACTCATTTGCGCGCTCGAAGAGGACATCGAATCGGTGCTTGACCGGTATGGCGATTTGCTTACTGTTGCCACAATTGCCGATATCGTACCGCTGACCGGTGAAAACCGCATCTTTGTCAAAAACGGCATTGATATTCTGAAAGACACCGAAAATTTGGGTCTCAGGGCTTTGATGAATACTTCCGGTATGAATACGCGTTTCAGTGTTCAATCGGTAGCTTATATGCTTGCACCGCGTATTAATTCCGCCGGCAGGATGGGAGACGCAGCTGATTCCGCCCGGCTGTTGTTGGCAAAAACGCAGCAAGAGGCCGAGCAATACGCTCAAATGCTCGAGGACTATAATGCGAGACGCCAACAGACCGAGCAGCGGATTTTTACTGAGGCAAACGAAAAATACGCCTCCGTGGATGAACTGCGCCATTCGCCGGTGGGCGTGGTCTGGGGTGAGGGCTGGGAGAGCGGCGTCGTCGGCATCGTGGCGGCAAAACTCGTTGAGAAATACGGGAAGCCGTTTATCGTGTTCGGCATCAAAGACGATGTTGCAACCGGATCGGGCCGTAGCGTCGAAAGCTTTTCAATATACGATGCGGTGAACAGTTGCAGCCAAGACCTCATAAAATACGGCGGGCATGCGCAGGCAGTCGGAATGACTCTTTCGGCGGAAAAACTGCAGGATTTTTCAAAGGCCATCAACGAATACGCCGAACCGCTCGGCCAGATTCCGCCCAACTTTTTTAAGATTGACGGTTATCTGCGTCCGCAGCAGCTCATTATGGACGTCATTTCACAGATTGATGAAATGGAACCGTTCGGCCGTGAAAACCCTATGCCGTTATTTTGTCTCGCGGGAGTAATGATTAAAAACATTCGGGCTATGCGAAACGGGAATCATTGTCTGGTAGAGGTTGAAAAAGACGCCGCTTCGGCCATGTTGCTGTTATTCGGGACATCACAGAATGAGATGTGTTTCCAAGTGGGTGATAAGGTCGATGTTTTAGTGACGTTAAGTTGCCGAGAATATAACGGCAACGTTGAACTCTCAATTGTGGCCAAAGATATTCGTTACACAAATTTCAATCAGGATAATTATTTCAACAGTAAATTTGAATTTGACCGTTGTATCCGAAGAGGTGAAAAACCGACCTGCACCATCACAAGAGAGGATACGGCAACGGTATTCCGGGCGATTAAAAGCAGCCATAAGGCATTGACAAACGGCGCGTGTCTTGCTCACATTTTGAGCGATCAGATGGATTTCTATAAAATCTCAATGTGTCTGGAAGTCCTGCGCGAAGTGGGATTGGTTAACATCGACAACGGAATCATCACATTGGTTGAAACGTCAAAGGAAAAGAAAAAAGATCTTTCGGATTCCCAATTGTTCCGGATTGCAAACGGACTGCCGAATCCGGACGAAAAATCGTAA
- a CDS encoding ABC transporter ATP-binding protein: protein MHIERYTKKFGDLAVFDDFSVEFYDGKINCIMGPSGCGKTTLLNAVAGLDGGKIQSTANISYIFQEPRLLPWKRIRQNIMIALPDTLSKSEKRERAEKYLTAVGLEKFMNYFPIQLSGGMRQRAAIARAFAVPCDLLLMDEPFNGQDMKTKDELIRLFLKLWKDEPKTVIAVTHSFSEAWLLGDRTIVLTKAPARIAADINCFTPREIRAANVDCGEAKILRQKIEEAFDTSPPNPRIG, encoded by the coding sequence TTGCACATCGAAAGATATACGAAAAAATTCGGAGACCTTGCGGTGTTTGACGATTTTTCAGTCGAGTTTTATGATGGGAAGATCAACTGTATCATGGGTCCGTCGGGCTGCGGCAAGACAACATTATTAAATGCGGTTGCAGGTCTTGACGGTGGAAAAATTCAATCGACAGCAAACATCAGTTATATTTTTCAAGAACCCCGGCTGCTGCCATGGAAACGGATTCGTCAGAATATTATGATTGCATTGCCCGATACGCTTTCGAAATCCGAAAAACGCGAACGGGCGGAAAAATATCTGACCGCCGTCGGGCTTGAGAAGTTTATGAATTATTTCCCTATACAGCTTTCCGGCGGGATGCGTCAGCGTGCGGCAATTGCGCGGGCGTTTGCCGTACCCTGCGATCTGTTGCTGATGGACGAGCCGTTTAACGGACAGGATATGAAGACTAAAGATGAATTGATCAGGTTATTTTTAAAACTCTGGAAAGACGAGCCCAAAACCGTCATTGCGGTCACGCACAGCTTTTCGGAGGCTTGGCTGCTCGGTGACAGAACAATTGTGCTCACAAAAGCACCCGCCCGGATTGCCGCCGATATCAACTGTTTCACCCCGCGTGAAATCCGCGCCGCAAACGTCGATTGCGGTGAAGCAAAGATTCTGCGGCAAAAAATTGAAGAAGCGTTTGACACTTCCCCCCCAAACCCTCGGATAGGTTGA
- a CDS encoding class I SAM-dependent methyltransferase, which produces MLKLSPRLALAAQQAGECGRIADIGTDHALLSAFLLLNASARSALLCDVVEGPLTRAAETVKKYHLEDKTELRLSDGFENVASDAFDTALICGMGGLNIIEILAKSDWFGREKKRLILQPQTDACHLRAFLLDSGCDLISERAVIDAKRAYSVLSVVTEESGRSLPDWRQYIEFNPEWAKRHEIILGKLGSAEEAEQVYFSSLYKLFKNRVEGAKLEKNKPMVRAYLHICELITEATGAEI; this is translated from the coding sequence ATGTTGAAACTGAGTCCCCGACTGGCGCTTGCTGCGCAGCAGGCCGGGGAATGCGGTCGCATTGCGGATATCGGGACGGACCATGCGCTTCTTTCGGCGTTCTTACTTTTGAACGCAAGCGCGCGGTCTGCACTTTTATGTGATGTTGTCGAAGGTCCGTTAACAAGAGCCGCCGAGACCGTTAAAAAGTATCATCTTGAAGATAAAACCGAACTACGGCTTTCGGACGGTTTTGAAAATGTCGCTTCCGATGCGTTTGATACCGCATTGATTTGCGGGATGGGCGGGCTGAACATCATTGAAATTCTTGCAAAATCCGATTGGTTCGGACGTGAGAAGAAGCGGTTGATTCTACAGCCACAAACCGATGCCTGCCATCTGCGGGCATTTCTTTTGGACAGTGGCTGTGATTTGATTTCGGAACGCGCCGTCATCGACGCAAAACGTGCTTATTCGGTCTTGTCCGTTGTGACCGAAGAGAGCGGGAGAAGTCTCCCGGATTGGAGACAATATATCGAATTTAATCCGGAGTGGGCTAAAAGGCATGAGATCATTTTGGGCAAACTCGGATCTGCCGAAGAAGCCGAACAGGTCTATTTTTCATCACTTTATAAACTGTTTAAAAATCGTGTCGAGGGTGCAAAACTGGAAAAAAACAAGCCGATGGTTCGGGCTTACTTACATATTTGCGAATTGATAACCGAAGCGACGGGGGCGGAAATTTAA
- a CDS encoding bifunctional (p)ppGpp synthetase/guanosine-3',5'-bis(diphosphate) 3'-pyrophosphohydrolase, with amino-acid sequence MSDESRTVEYETYFAPIKAELEAVFTPAECKKVEQAFELASASHAGQKRSSGEPYISHPVAVARILLEDLGMDCETICAALLHDVMEDCGVSRKTITEKFGKVVADLVDGVSKLGNIKYTSKDELQSENIRKMLLAMSHDIRVMLIKLADRLHNMRTLKYRPEEKQRDTALETMEIYAPIAHRLGMHALKNELEDHAIRCLDPIGCGEIEAKIAMDTREQSDFLDSIKQQISESFKDCGFDYRVDGRVKSMCGIYRKIFIENRDIYDTFAVRIIVNAINECYMALGIIHDTFKPIPDRFKDFISLPKNNGYRSIHTTVISNRGIPFEVQIRTFEMHQEAEYGIAAHWKYKVGIEDKDAKNARFEQRVKWLREMLEAKDEADGEEDLRNSIKAELTDDDVFVFTPKGEVRVLPWGATIIDFAYAIHSAVGNRMVGAKVNGKITPIDSQLTSGTVIEILTTSAQGHGPSRDWLKAAKTSEARNKIRQWFKRERRDENITAGRDDFEREVRRINPRLTSEQYQSILADTARRNHFLHEEDFFASIGYGGILISKLLPKLREDCARYNAPDVDTIKPAAPPAKVTHSNGGVIVEGFDNCLVKFAKCCNPVPGDDIIGFVTRGGGVAVHRRNCNNVIKNIDKEPGRWLHSSWATKEGEVYKAVLSLMTMPNANLFNTISQLLASENLFTEGILLTGKSDKGDEYEVVVRVGSNQQLRGLVSKLSTIPGVLWAKRI; translated from the coding sequence GTGAGCGACGAGAGCAGGACAGTTGAATATGAGACTTATTTTGCCCCGATAAAAGCGGAACTCGAGGCTGTATTCACGCCTGCCGAATGCAAGAAAGTCGAACAGGCTTTTGAGCTTGCCTCCGCGAGCCATGCAGGACAAAAACGTTCTTCGGGTGAGCCGTATATCTCCCATCCGGTTGCTGTTGCACGTATTCTGCTCGAGGATTTGGGCATGGACTGCGAAACCATCTGCGCAGCGCTTTTACACGATGTGATGGAAGACTGCGGCGTCAGCCGCAAGACGATCACCGAAAAATTCGGGAAAGTCGTAGCTGATCTGGTCGACGGCGTATCAAAACTGGGTAATATTAAATATACCTCAAAAGATGAATTGCAGTCGGAAAATATCCGAAAAATGCTGCTTGCGATGAGCCACGACATCCGTGTCATGCTCATCAAATTGGCCGACCGACTGCACAATATGCGTACGCTCAAATACCGTCCCGAGGAAAAGCAGCGCGACACCGCTCTCGAGACGATGGAAATCTATGCGCCGATTGCGCATCGCCTCGGCATGCATGCGTTGAAAAACGAATTGGAAGACCATGCAATCCGTTGTCTCGATCCGATCGGATGCGGTGAAATTGAGGCAAAAATCGCCATGGATACCCGTGAGCAGTCGGACTTTCTCGATTCCATCAAGCAGCAGATTAGCGAGAGCTTTAAAGACTGCGGATTCGATTACCGGGTTGACGGACGTGTCAAGAGCATGTGCGGAATTTATCGGAAAATATTCATCGAAAACCGCGATATCTACGATACCTTTGCGGTGCGCATCATCGTCAATGCCATCAACGAGTGCTATATGGCATTGGGTATCATTCACGATACATTTAAACCGATTCCCGATCGGTTCAAGGATTTTATCTCTTTGCCGAAAAATAACGGTTACCGCTCAATTCACACCACCGTTATCAGCAACCGAGGCATTCCGTTTGAAGTGCAGATTCGTACTTTCGAGATGCATCAGGAGGCCGAATACGGCATCGCCGCGCACTGGAAATATAAAGTCGGCATCGAAGATAAAGACGCCAAAAATGCCCGATTTGAGCAACGTGTCAAGTGGCTGCGCGAGATGCTTGAGGCTAAGGACGAGGCCGACGGCGAAGAAGATCTGCGCAATTCCATCAAGGCTGAGTTAACTGACGACGATGTGTTTGTTTTTACGCCGAAAGGTGAGGTCCGGGTACTGCCGTGGGGTGCAACGATTATTGATTTTGCTTATGCCATCCATTCCGCGGTCGGCAACCGTATGGTAGGTGCAAAGGTCAACGGTAAAATCACACCGATTGATTCACAACTCACTTCCGGCACGGTTATCGAAATCCTGACAACTTCGGCGCAGGGACACGGTCCCAGCCGTGACTGGCTCAAGGCTGCCAAGACCAGCGAAGCCCGCAACAAAATCCGCCAGTGGTTCAAGCGGGAGCGCCGCGACGAAAACATCACCGCAGGCCGTGATGATTTCGAACGCGAGGTACGCCGAATTAATCCGAGGCTGACTTCCGAACAATATCAGTCTATATTAGCCGATACCGCACGACGAAATCATTTTTTGCACGAAGAGGACTTTTTTGCCTCGATCGGTTACGGCGGTATTTTAATCTCAAAGCTGCTGCCGAAACTGCGTGAAGATTGTGCCAGGTACAACGCACCCGACGTCGACACAATCAAACCGGCAGCGCCTCCGGCAAAAGTCACTCATAGCAACGGTGGCGTCATTGTCGAGGGATTTGACAACTGTTTGGTCAAGTTCGCCAAGTGCTGCAATCCGGTTCCGGGCGACGACATCATCGGATTCGTCACAAGGGGCGGAGGCGTTGCCGTACATCGCCGCAACTGCAACAACGTAATTAAAAACATCGACAAGGAACCCGGCCGATGGCTCCATTCATCATGGGCGACCAAAGAAGGTGAAGTTTACAAGGCCGTACTCTCGCTGATGACAATGCCCAACGCCAACCTGTTTAACACGATTTCCCAATTGCTTGCTTCGGAAAATCTATTCACAGAGGGCATTTTATTGACGGGTAAAAGCGATAAGGGTGACGAGTACGAAGTTGTCGTACGAGTCGGTAGCAATCAACAGCTGAGAGGGCTTGTTTCAAAGCTTTCAACTATTCCGGGTGTGTTGTGGGCGAAGAGAATTTAA
- a CDS encoding DUF1858 domain-containing protein: MKVTKDSLIGDILDFDRTTAAFFLEMGMHCLGCPSARGESIEQACQVHGVDVDELVAKINEHLGEK; encoded by the coding sequence ATGAAAGTGACAAAAGATTCTTTAATCGGTGATATTCTCGATTTCGACCGCACAACCGCTGCCTTTTTTCTTGAGATGGGCATGCATTGTCTCGGTTGTCCGTCCGCACGGGGTGAGTCCATCGAACAGGCTTGCCAGGTCCACGGCGTCGATGTTGATGAATTAGTGGCAAAGATCAACGAACATCTCGGCGAAAAATAA